One Salvia miltiorrhiza cultivar Shanhuang (shh) chromosome 6, IMPLAD_Smil_shh, whole genome shotgun sequence genomic window, GCGGCACCCCGGCGCGCACGCGACAGCAGCAGCACCAGAGCAGCACGGAGCCGCCGGCCCGCCGCCTTTAGCTCTCGGCTGAGTCTGATCGGCGACCGGCGCGCGACAGCAGCAACAGAGCCGCCGTGCCGCCACCTTTGGCTCTCCTTTTCCTAGCCCGGCGGCCGGCGCGAGAGCAACAACATCTACCAGCACCAACTGCCCTTTCCCAGCCCGGCGCGACTGCTCTCCTTCCACTGCACTACTGCTCTCCTTTTCCCAACCCCGCGCAACTGCTCTCCACAATCGAGCttaatcgagtcgagctcgagctcgcgAATATGgcatcgagtcgagctcgagctcaaaaaaatcaagctcggccgagtcgagctcgagctcgagcttcatGAAAGTAGCCGAGTTCGAGCCTGAGCAGAGcaatactcgactcgactcggctcatttacacccctattcgtgcaatgcacgacaaacatttaaattaaacaatatatttaaattaataaatataaattttaaaaataaaacaaaataaaataatccacatcaattactcaataaaatcataaatttgaaaatataaatttttaactttgtataaagcgtaatgataattaaagttattacataaatttcaaaaaatcgataataaaattagcattacacGTTATTATAGACTATAACacttcataataaataaataaatattttcatacagaaatataaataaaaaattttaaattttaataaagagagaaaataaaatatttgatttttttttataatctattcatttaaaattcatttttcatgattctttttatactatattaaatttaaaatgcatattgaatattttttcatgaaatgTGACCATGTTTAGaagagaattaaaatataaaaaaaatagtgaaaaaaatgatggaagaggagagagagaaaaaaaagtgggaagaaatggagggaaaaaactctttttttatatattatatagattactTAATTACcttctatataatttataatcatTTTTTAATCTTTACTTAGACATAATGAAGATCATGTAAGTTTATGGTTTATACCATATTGTAAATTTGTAGCTATTATTATTTGAGGAGGCCCACAAATGATTGATGCTACAAGAACAATATTAATCATTAAATCGGAAACTCACTTGTCGTAGACTAATTTTCCATCGTCAGTGATATAAAAAATCTATTCAACTCTTTATTGTCAATGGCCCATTAGCTCAGTTGGTTAGAGCGTGGTGCTAATAACGCCAAGGTCGCAGGTTCGACCCCTGCATGGGccaattttgttttttctttaatattttgcAATTTTCCTTCTATTATTTTGATAACTATCACTTCAAAACTCAAATTATATTtgtgtaattaattagtactaTGTctgcttttattttttttaaaggtcaaatatatttttattaatcatAAACTATTGATTTTATATCAATTAAGCTCCAAAAACttgaatattttgttttttctttaatattttgcAATTTTCCTTCTATTATTTTGATAACTATCACTTCAAAACTCAAATTATATTtgtgtaattaattagtactaTGTctgcttttattttttttaaaggtcaaatatatttttattaatcatAAACTATTGATTTTATATCAATTAAGCTCCAAAAACTTGAATGGATATCACTGAATTAgcataatttattaattgttaTTCTAAATTTTTGTCATGAATGTCATGTCATTAAAAAAATCTCTAATTTCCCTGGCCTTTTCCTATCTCTCTTGAATGGATCTCTGAATTAGCATAATGTATTAACCGTTCCGATTCCTTCAATCTCGCAtcttgatgaggagtaatatatgcagagcagaggaatgaactcgGACAGAGAATTACTAGGGTCAGAAGAATGGACCTCGAGAGGAACGGATTCCGTAAGAGGAATGGGTtcggccagaggaatcaccaaaaGACAGAGGGATGATTTGTCTACGCGCTAGAGCAAAGGAACCGCCCGCCTGCGGGAAGAATTACTACTATGCCCCTGATCACGCGGGGGGCATGTTTTCAGAAATGAAactaccattttacccttagcttgtaatctataaatacccatgcacccGTATCTTGTAAACTACGTGCTCTTTACTCAATACAACTGCAATTTTATTCTCTCGGCAATTCGATTCTTTCCTCTCAACCCTTACGTGCAAACACTAGGTAAAATCCACGATCTCACTACGATTCACCGATTAAATCATCACCTGTTCATTCACGTTCACCACACCTCTTACTCTCTTATTTTCAATTTGTTGCTAGAGCTTCAATTCGGTtcttctatattttattttattttttaatgacaTAGCATTCATGTAAAAAAGATATTTCAAAATCTTAATATACTGTGAGAATCTGGTGAATCACATCAATTTTTTGGAACCGAGAAATGGATGCTGAGGtataattgatacaaaattgataattCATGGTTAAAAAACATTTTCTTGATACATAAAAAAcattttcaatatataattaattatgcgAAAATTATTTGGAGTTTAAGTGACATTTatacctttttattttttattttgcaattcactttctcatttttatactttgccaaaaaaaaaaaaaaactatacttCGTTCCCTTATTTTCATTGTTAACCGCTCTTAGTTTGGTTGAATACAAAGATAAATAACCAAAAATAGCGAATAACGATATACATATGTCAATTGTCAAGTAAACAAAGTGAATAATCTTGATTAATATACAACTACATGGTATTCGAATCATGTTATTGAGTATTAATCCAATTACAACCAACTAATTAAAACGGAAATTACAACAAATACACTATCACTATGATGCTTCCTTCGATTCCATATCAAAATATATATCCGCCGCTACACATGGCATCGCCACCATcaccggcgccggcgccgccgcGTGCAATATTAGGTTGACTGTGAATGGCCATCTTACTGCATCCATTCTGATCATCCATATCCCACAATCCAAAGCAGTTATCAAAATCAGACCAGCACCACGTGCTGTTACAATCTTCATGAGCCGTCGCCAACATTAGCTGATCACTGCTCCTACATACTTTCTTCCCTTGCTCATCTTCAACCTTTCCAATCTTACTATcaattcttgcttcttcttcttcttcttgtttctCTTGGCGACTCTCATGGCTCGAAGCTGACTTCCTCTTCTTGAAATGGGTTCGCCAGTAGTTCTTTATCTCGTTGTCCGTTCTTCCCGGTAAGTATCTCGCGATAGTTGACCATCTGCACAAGTACGTGCGCGTGTGTTAACCTAGTGGTAGTAGCTTAATGCCCAAGACTTGAGGTTCTGGGTTCGAGTTCTCCGTCAgacgatctttaaatttctttatttagttATGTAATTTATCAGAAGAAAAAGATATGTGTATGTGTGAATGAGTGCATACTTGTTTCCCCAAAGGGCATGGAGTTCAATGATGATCCCTTCCTCCTGTGGTGTAATATGGCCTTTTTTAAGGCCAGGCCTCAAATAATTCACCCATCTAAGCCTGCAGCTCTTCCCACTCCTATTCAAACCTGCAACTCGatcacaaaataaatcaaaaaaacaaaattccAAACTCAttaaaacacacacatatataggaCAAAGTTCTATAGAAACACAAATATAGACAGAGAAAGGAGACGGAATATCAGcagttgatcttatctaatctaactgTCAGCGTTCGTTCGTTCAACTTTCAACGCGGATTTTTGTTGAACATGAACAACCATCAAACCCCCAGCCCCCAAAAGTTCAACAAATTATCATTTTGTACGTTCAACAGCATTAATGTTCAATGTTTCTATTTTGTGTTCAACACCTCTGTTTCTGCAGAATGCagccctatatatatgtgtgtgtgagagtctatatatatatatatatatatatatatatatatatacctgcaCACTTAGAGACACAGCTCCATCTCCCTTCGCCATAGCTGCTCACATACTCAACAAGCAGCTTATCTTCTTCAGGCGTCCATGGCCCTTTCCTCCATCCTTGCTCTGCAACTCCGAGGCTCCCCattgattttcaatttcaatttcccACTGTTGTATTGTCACCAATTCTTGCGACAGACTACCTAATCACTATATATCcctcctatatatatgtgtgtgtgtaaataTGTAGGGGTTGTCAGCATCGATGATGATGATCTGATCATCTCAAGATAGCACCACGGatataatatcattaaacaaaatatatgcAATGTGTGTAGTCATAAGCGATATTTTGTTGTTTACTGGAAAGATTAAAAAACAATCATTCTCCCTCACGCAATCGGCCATGTGTGTACAACAGCATTTTCTCGGAAGGGCTGGATTCTCTTGACCACTGCCGTTGCAACAGCTGTTGATTCTCAAAACACGGTTTTAGTACGATGAAGAAGGACTGATATTActattaattaatcatatatacTTCTTTtacttttcttattttaattgtgttttttttttagttggaaCATGGGAAGATTGAGATTCGTACCTTAGTCACTTAGTCTCACAAAGGAGATGAAATAATGCTAATGTACGTTattgttacaagatttatttatttttaaaaaaaaaagagaagaagaaagagttaAAATACACAGgcttt contains:
- the LOC130989758 gene encoding MYB-like transcription factor EOBII, which codes for MGSLGVAEQGWRKGPWTPEEDKLLVEYVSSYGEGRWSCVSKCAGLNRSGKSCRLRWVNYLRPGLKKGHITPQEEGIIIELHALWGNKWSTIARYLPGRTDNEIKNYWRTHFKKRKSASSHESRQEKQEEEEEARIDSKIGKVEDEQGKKVCRSSDQLMLATAHEDCNSTWCWSDFDNCFGLWDMDDQNGCSKMAIHSQPNIARGGAGAGDGGDAMCSGGYIF